A genomic window from Bacteroidota bacterium includes:
- a CDS encoding ribonuclease Z has product MQSFELTILGSSSATPTATRHPTAQVLNVHERFFLLDCGEATQIQLRRFKFKIQRIDHIFISHLHGDHYLGLSGLLGTMHLLGRDKVLHIYSPAGLKEIIDINHYHSKTFLNYDLEFHVLEGKSFAKIFEDDKMTVETIPMNHRIPCYGFLFREKEPLRNIIKEKIEEYNIPVRQIFEIKKGNDFISPDGKRIPNSELTLPPHPPRTYAYCSDTLYNESYIEQIRNVNLLYHEATFADDKAERAIETHHCTAKQAGAIAQKANAKQLIIGHYSARYKDLDVLLNEAKEKFSNTLLAIEGSTFRIG; this is encoded by the coding sequence ATGCAATCGTTTGAGTTAACTATTCTCGGATCCAGTTCTGCCACACCCACCGCAACAAGACATCCAACCGCTCAGGTACTTAACGTACACGAGCGGTTTTTTTTATTAGACTGCGGAGAAGCAACCCAAATTCAGCTTCGCAGATTCAAATTCAAGATTCAACGCATTGATCATATTTTCATTTCTCACCTTCATGGAGACCATTATTTAGGGTTGTCTGGATTATTAGGAACCATGCACCTTCTTGGGCGTGATAAAGTATTGCATATTTATTCTCCTGCCGGATTGAAAGAAATCATAGATATAAATCATTATCATTCAAAGACCTTTTTGAATTATGATTTAGAGTTTCATGTGCTGGAAGGAAAATCGTTTGCAAAGATTTTCGAAGATGATAAAATGACTGTCGAAACTATTCCCATGAATCACCGCATTCCCTGCTACGGGTTTTTGTTCAGAGAAAAAGAACCATTGCGAAATATTATCAAAGAAAAAATTGAAGAGTACAATATTCCTGTCCGGCAAATTTTTGAAATAAAAAAAGGCAATGATTTTATTTCTCCTGACGGAAAACGTATTCCGAATTCCGAACTCACTCTTCCTCCTCATCCTCCACGCACATACGCATACTGTTCAGACACCTTATATAATGAGTCGTATATTGAACAAATCAGAAATGTAAATCTTCTTTACCACGAAGCCACTTTTGCTGATGATAAGGCTGAACGTGCAATTGAAACTCACCATTGCACGGCAAAGCAGGCTGGAGCTATCGCCCAAAAGGCAAATGCAAAACAATTAATCATTGGGCACTATTCTGCACGATACAAGGATCTTGATGTATTATTAAATGAAGCAAAAGAAAAATTTTCGAATACTTTACTTGCGATTGAAGGAAGTACTTTCAGGATTGGTTAA
- a CDS encoding GlmU family protein, whose product MNYILFDDSRENLFPLTLTRPVCEIRIGILTIREKWEKYLEAKTSTLTEDYLSKKFPLKESKQNILINGSVCPNQKLVKDILALKSGEALFSDETLVAINSSTSDTTNYKNRKETKAFSLYIKNLWDIFQKNGKAIEDDFYLLSSGKKSQKISKTNSIINPKNIFLAKGAKVEYSILNASAGPIYIGKDAEIMEGCMVRGPFSLGENSQLKMGAKIYGPTTVGPASKAGGEINNSVIFGYSNKAHDGFLGNSVIGEWCNIGADSNNSNLKNNYMPVKLWNYSQEKFESTGMTFCGLIMGDHSKCGINTMFNTGTVVGVSANIFGSGFPRNFIPDFSWGGAGGFSTYKPSDAIATAQRVYERRNKKFNDIEKEILTKVFEMTDKFRR is encoded by the coding sequence ATGAACTACATTCTTTTTGACGACTCGCGGGAAAATCTTTTTCCGCTCACACTCACCCGCCCTGTTTGTGAAATACGGATTGGCATTCTTACAATTCGGGAGAAATGGGAGAAATACCTGGAAGCAAAAACTTCTACGTTAACAGAAGATTATCTCAGTAAAAAATTTCCTCTCAAAGAATCAAAGCAAAATATTTTAATCAACGGCTCCGTCTGCCCGAATCAAAAACTGGTAAAGGACATTCTGGCTCTTAAATCAGGAGAAGCGTTATTCAGCGATGAAACACTCGTTGCCATAAATTCTTCTACTTCTGATACAACAAATTATAAAAACAGGAAAGAAACAAAGGCATTTTCTCTTTATATAAAAAATCTGTGGGACATCTTTCAGAAAAATGGCAAAGCGATTGAAGATGATTTTTACCTGCTCAGTTCAGGAAAGAAATCTCAGAAGATCAGTAAAACAAATTCAATAATCAATCCGAAAAATATTTTTCTGGCGAAGGGCGCGAAGGTTGAATATTCCATTCTTAATGCCAGTGCTGGACCCATTTACATAGGGAAAGATGCTGAAATTATGGAAGGATGCATGGTGCGCGGACCGTTTTCCTTGGGAGAAAACTCTCAATTAAAAATGGGTGCTAAGATCTACGGTCCCACCACAGTTGGTCCTGCATCAAAAGCAGGAGGCGAAATAAATAATTCAGTCATCTTCGGATACTCCAACAAAGCGCACGATGGATTTCTCGGTAACTCTGTGATTGGCGAATGGTGCAACATTGGCGCTGACAGCAACAACTCTAACCTGAAAAATAATTACATGCCGGTGAAACTCTGGAATTATTCCCAGGAAAAATTTGAAAGCACAGGCATGACTTTCTGCGGGCTCATCATGGGCGACCACAGCAAATGCGGAATCAATACCATGTTCAACACCGGGACAGTGGTGGGCGTGAGCGCAAATATTTTCGGATCAGGATTTCCGCGCAACTTCATTCCTGATTTTTCATGGGGAGGCGCAGGCGGCTTTTCCACCTACAAACCAAGCGATGCAATTGCAACCGCACAACGGGTTTATG
- a CDS encoding T9SS type A sorting domain-containing protein has protein sequence MIKKILLLALFVPLFNYSSFGQAACTPDGQYTNTSTQRGIHPDTIVNFAPAYVGNPYSQTITVVIPQDTNSGPPFYIPFNWDSTVLTGVTGLPASLSLTYACWNANGFGNPTHCSWKGNSIGCAIITGTPVTADIGTHNLVFSIDNWLNGPGNQPATVLGYKIIVSPNTSVNENPKIQILLQNNPNPFDGISEIQFAAEDNGVAKFKVYNLIGTVVQQYDIAVKKGINNIELNSKDFDSGIYFYSLSHGSNAFTRKMIVNK, from the coding sequence ATGATTAAAAAAATACTCTTACTCGCACTCTTCGTTCCCCTCTTTAATTATTCGTCATTCGGGCAGGCGGCATGCACTCCTGACGGTCAATACACCAACACGAGCACACAAAGAGGAATCCATCCGGATACTATTGTCAATTTTGCTCCTGCCTATGTGGGCAATCCATACTCTCAAACAATTACTGTTGTTATTCCGCAAGACACTAACAGCGGTCCCCCATTTTATATCCCTTTTAATTGGGATTCTACTGTGCTGACAGGTGTTACTGGGCTTCCGGCAAGTTTGAGTTTGACTTATGCCTGCTGGAATGCCAATGGTTTTGGCAACCCCACTCATTGCTCATGGAAAGGCAACTCTATAGGATGCGCCATCATTACAGGCACACCTGTAACTGCGGATATTGGAACACATAATTTAGTGTTTTCCATAGATAACTGGTTAAATGGACCCGGTAATCAGCCGGCTACAGTTCTTGGTTACAAGATTATTGTTTCCCCAAACACAAGTGTGAATGAAAATCCGAAAATTCAAATACTTCTGCAAAATAATCCTAATCCATTCGATGGCATTTCTGAAATTCAGTTCGCAGCAGAAGATAACGGAGTTGCCAAGTTCAAGGTTTACAATCTGATCGGAACCGTTGTTCAGCAATACGATATTGCTGTGAAAAAAGGAATAAATAATATAGAACTTAATTCTAAAGATTTTGATTCAGGAATTTATTTCTATTCTTTATCACACGGCAGCAATGCTTTCACACGCAAGATGATTGTTAACAAGTAA
- a CDS encoding response regulator transcription factor produces the protein MAKIKILIADNSFLIREGFRSVINENSNFKLVGEAQKAEDLSEKLLLHLPHVLVIDYTSLYFCIDDILVIHQHFPEVNILAVTNPQSKTIISKAIENGVVSHLLKDCGKDEIIEAINNTAKGQKFFCGKIIDTILTDKDASASLPVNTGQTSMTKTAERVSCDGIKPSVREIEIIQLVADGLTNKQIADKLFLSVHTVTTHRKNIMSKLGVNNTAGLVMFAIRQNLIESNKFLFAN, from the coding sequence ATGGCAAAGATTAAGATTCTCATAGCAGATAACAGTTTCCTGATTCGTGAAGGGTTTCGCTCCGTTATTAATGAGAATAGCAACTTCAAGCTGGTAGGTGAAGCCCAAAAAGCTGAAGACCTTTCTGAGAAACTTCTCCTCCATCTCCCTCATGTTTTAGTGATTGATTACACGTCTCTTTACTTTTGCATTGACGACATCCTTGTCATTCATCAGCACTTCCCCGAAGTAAATATTCTTGCTGTTACTAATCCTCAGAGTAAAACAATCATTTCAAAAGCAATTGAAAACGGAGTGGTGAGCCACCTTCTGAAAGATTGTGGTAAGGATGAAATTATTGAAGCCATTAATAATACAGCGAAAGGACAAAAATTCTTCTGCGGAAAAATAATTGATACAATTCTAACAGATAAAGATGCTTCGGCTTCTCTTCCGGTAAATACAGGGCAGACCAGTATGACAAAAACAGCTGAAAGAGTTTCATGCGATGGAATAAAACCTTCTGTCCGTGAAATTGAAATCATTCAACTTGTTGCCGATGGATTAACCAACAAACAAATCGCTGATAAACTTTTTCTTTCTGTTCATACAGTTACTACTCACCGCAAAAACATCATGAGCAAACTTGGTGTGAATAACACAGCAGGACTTGTGATGTTTGCCATCCGCCAGAATCTCATCGAGTCAAATAAGTTTTTGTTCGCAAATTAA
- a CDS encoding STAS domain-containing protein, which yields MSFKIQKKDKFTLVKTSVEKLDTTVAPSLKSELVILNSDGVQNIIIDLSATRYCDSSGLSAILVANRLCKNAGGSLVITGLQEPVKNLISISQLDSILNIADNLEDSIELLKEKVGGDEE from the coding sequence ATGAGTTTTAAAATTCAAAAGAAAGACAAGTTTACACTCGTCAAAACCAGCGTTGAAAAACTGGATACCACTGTTGCTCCCTCATTAAAATCTGAACTTGTTATTCTAAATTCAGACGGAGTACAAAACATCATCATCGACCTTTCTGCAACACGTTATTGCGATTCTTCCGGACTCAGCGCAATTCTTGTTGCAAATCGTCTATGTAAAAATGCTGGCGGTTCTCTTGTAATAACAGGTTTGCAGGAACCCGTAAAAAATCTTATTTCTATTTCCCAACTCGACTCCATTTTAAATATTGCCGACAATCTTGAAGACAGCATTGAACTGCTGAAAGAGAAAGTGGGCGGTGATGAAGAATAA